The following DNA comes from Thalassoglobus sp. JC818.
GGCTGATAAATGTCCGCCGCTTCGGGTGTCTCGATCAGATTCTCAGGAGTCACGATCGGTCCGTGACGCAGCGTATCGATCTGTAGAACCGAGCCTGCAGCTGGCACATCGAAGACGAGGGCGATCTGATCGACATAGGCTTCTCGCGTATCGATCGTCCCACCCGACAGCAATCCCGCGAGTTGTCCACGGGCTCGGATGATTCGATTTCTGACTTCTTCATCAGAGGTGGAACAGACAAGTTGCTGCCATTGCCCGGATTTCGAATAGACAGTTCCGGGAAAATCGATCGACAGAATTTCTTTCGTCCGCGGATCGATTTGATTCGGAAACCGAATCCGGAGCATGAACCGTACGTTCTGGCAGTCGGTCCTCACCCAGACAGACGTTTTGAGTTCGTCAAAGACGTACGACGGAACGACGCGCATTTCGAGTCGTTGGTCGAGGAGAATTCGGTTGCTTTCAAAGATCCACTGTTCACATCCGGCCCCAGAATGCGGTCCGAGGTCTGTGTGACGAGAGTCTGTCACGACGGACCGCAGCACTTCCGACACCGCTGCCCATCTCAATTCCCCGTCTTCAAAGTCAACCAGTGAAAGCCGCGACGGGCTCTTTTCTTCCGCCTCCTCAATGACGACTGGCTCCGGCTGTTGACTAGAAGCAACATTCGCGCACAAGACGAACAGACAGATGCCAATTACAGGATTTCCCTGAGGGAACCGACGAAAAACCAAGGAAATCAGTGCCTGGAGCGTGGATGTTGATTCAAAATTGCAGAACCAGCGAGAGGGACACTTGTGTTTGATCGTTTCAGTTTGGCAACATAAACGACTCTGGTGTCTGTTGCCGAAACCAAACAACGTCAGGAAGTGCTTTTGAACCGAATCACGGCAACAGCTTCGGAGGCTCGCGGCGAATCCGCAAATTCTCAACGACTTTCGAGTTGGTGTCATGATGCACAATCCAAACCGCTTTCCTGAATCATCCGCAGACGCACTCCCTCGTGAATTGCTGGACCTCGGAAAAAAAATCGCTGCACTCCCGGAGGAGCACTTCCGCGAAATCGAAGGGGCTTACTCGCAGGTTGTAGATTCTGTTCGAAGACGGCGGAGAATCCTGAAACTGGTTCAAGAGGCACTTTCACAGCTGCGTCTGGATGTGAAGTACCTGATGTTCGATCTCGAAGTGACTCGCTCGGAGCGAGACGAATTGCAGGCTGAAATTGATGGTCAAGGTGCCGACGATTTTGAGTCGGGCTGGTCATAGGTCGCTGGCTGAACGTTTGAAGGGGCTGACGCTTCACTGGGGCTGTTATTTGACACTGGCTGAATCTCGGGCTTCGTCGCTGCTTGAGGCCCCCAGATCAAAATGGGCACTTGAATCACTTGATATTCGGGATCGTCGGTTTCAATTTTCAGCCAACACGTCTCTTTTCCCGGAGCAACATCACCGGGCACGTCAATTCGGATGGGGACTTCGACACCCTGACCGCGAATGCGTCGCTCTCCAATTTCGGCCGAGACGTTGTTCGATTTCGATTCGACACGAAGCACGTTGAGCTGCCGACCGCGATGATCCTGCACGAGGATTTCGCGTGAATCAGGATTTCCGTGGGTCTGATAGAAGTAAACTTCGGCTGGCGTGACAGTCACTTTTCGTTCGGGAATCACCATCCGAAAACGGACGATTCGCTCTTTGAGTTCCCCGTCGTCGTAGCTGACCCGGACGGTATAGTCTTTCGGTCCGGGAGCTTCGTTCGCCGTCTTCACAGAGACGTAAAAGCGGCCTGACTCTCCGGTGCCGTAAACCATTTTGTCATCAAACAGCCTTGGATTCAGGCAACCGCAACTTGGTTCGAGCTTAAGAATTCGAACGTCTGTATCGCCGAGATTTCGAAAGTCAAAATGGGCAGGAATTGTTTCTAGCGGCGGAACAGGTCCCAGATCGACGGCGTATTGCGAGAAGATCAGCGTTTCGCGAGCGATTTTACCCGCGATTGGCCGAGGAGCCCCTGCACTTTGCATCGCGATCGCAGAAATCACGAAGGGCAGCAAGGCCAACGCGAACAATCCGCCTTCCAGAAAGGAGTTCGGTCGCGTTTGGGCAGACAGATTTTGATTGCGTTCATCCATGAACAGCTCGCTCCATGGGAGTCATTTCCCAATCAGGCTGCCGGTTATATTTCTTTCAATTCATTGTGACAACCCGGATTCCGGGACCGCCTGAGCCGCAGATACTCAATTGAAGAGACTCTGTGAGAGACTTACTTCGTCTCCGGCGGCTCGCCCCTTTCGGGCTGGCTGTAATGCTCTCGCTGTACGGATTGCAATCCAAAAACCAGTCGAGCACATCAAAAATTCACAGACACGCAATTCCTTTCCTTAACAAAATCCGGTAAATGTTCGCGAAGCCGACCGAACAATTTCACGAAGCAATTCTCGAAGTGGTCTTCGCTAATTTGAGCGCTTCAATACAGCGAAGACCATCACCAGCATTCCAATTGAGTGCTCCGCCTAGAGCGACCTGCTCGAAACAGAATGGCTTAGCCAGCGTGTGGGTTGCGTTCCGGTTGGCGATGTTCGAACATATGCTTCTTTGCTGATCAATCTGACCTGGAGTTAGCGGATTGTCATCGCTCACAACGTTTTCCGAGAATGTCAAGGTTTTTCACTCGCACATTCGAGTTGTCATCACTCCCGAAGTGGTTGAGTCAACCTGGGCATCAATTTCGAGCCTGGGAGACCAGGTTGTCGAATGCTTAAAGGATGTCAAACACCCAAGTTGCCTGGTCGACCTGACCCAGCTTGATTTCATGGGAAGCTCATTGGTCGCGCTGATCGTTCGAATCTGGCGAGAAGTTAAATCTCGAAACGGTCGCCTCGTCGTCGTCACCTCGCACCCCATCGTGAAAGAAACCATTTCATTGGCGGGTCTGGACAAAATCTGGGACATCCAACCATCGATCGAACTCGGTTCTCGTGCTCTCGATCTTTCCGACACGGTCGTCGCTGAAGTCGAAGGACGAGAAGTGGTCATCGAACGATCCGGCATCGGTCGCTACGAGCGTTTGGTTTGGGTTTCCATTGTCTTGACCCTCGTTTTGATTCTCGGGATCTCAATCTTCGTGATGATGCAGAATCCTTCATGAACAATTCACGTTGATGAAGACAATCAGCGACTCCTTCCACATCTCTCAACTCGCGGAGTTGTCATGACTAATGAGTCCTCGAACTCTCCTTCTGGTGCTGAAGAAGCAAACGCAATGATTCAGGAGATCGCACCGGAAGCCCGGCAAAAGGCACTTCAGGAGGAACTCAAAGGTCTCATCAGTCTCGTCGGCGTTGAACCACTCGTCGACCTGCTTCTTGAGCGCGCTTTTCAGCTCGGAGCGACGGACATTCATCTCGACCCGCGACCAAACGGCATGAATCTTCGCCTGAGGCTCGACGGAGTGATGCATGAGATTCTCCATCTCGATCCAGAATACGCCCCGCAGCTCGTCTCTCGAATCAAACTGATCGCGGGGATGAATATTGCTGAGAAGCGGATCGCGCAAGATGGCCACTTCTCCAACATGATGATGGAGCAAAACCGGGACGTTCGTGTCGGATCAGGACCGACGATTTACGGCGAACGCATCGTCATGCGGTTGATGTCAGATGGCTCTCGATTCACTTCTCTCGATCAACTTGGCCTTTCCGACAAACAAATCTCGGCCATCGAGCAAGCAACTGCCCGACCGCACGGAATGATTCTCAGCGTTGGTCCCGTCGGTTGCGGGAAGAGCACAACCACGTACAGCTGTCTCGCTTCTCTCAATGAAGCCACGCGCAGCCTCGTCACGATTGAAGATCCGGTCGAACGTCGGATTCCCGGAGTCAATCAAATTCAAGTCGACAATCGCGCCCATTTCGGTTTCGTCGAAGCCTTGCGAGGCGTTTTGCGACAGGACCCGGATGTCATCATGGTCGGCGAGATCCGCGATCAGGAAACAGCTCACATTGCCGTCCGAGCGGGACTGATGGGCTCGAAGGTCTTGAGTACTCTCCACGCATCTGACACCGGTGCGACTCTCGACATGTTCCGCGAGTTCCAGATCACCCGAATGTTCCTGGCTGATGCGATCAGCTGCATCATTGCTCAGCGTCTGATTCGACGAGTCTGTGAAAAGAACCGCGAGACTTATACCCCCGATGAGACCACTTGCGAGATGCTAGGAATTGATCCCGCAGAAGCAGATCAACACAAGCTGGTCCGCGGAATTCCGGCTGATTCGAACTTCCACACCGGCTACTTCGGAAGAACAGGCGTTTTCGAAGTGCTGGCCATGAACCCGTCTCTTCGAAACTACGTCGTTTCCGGAAAACCGGGCCGCACAGTCTTCGAAGCAGCTCAGGAACAGGGAATGGAAACGCTCGAACAGAGCGCTCGTGCTAAAGTCCTCGCTGGGATCACGACCCCAGAAGAGATGATGCGGGTCCTCATGTAACGCCGAATTCTGGTCGAATGACGAGCAGTTGACCTGTTGAATCGGGCACGACAGTATTAGTCGCCGATGCAATCGATTCGCTGTGGCGCGAGGTGACCGAGCCGAAACCTGCAAACTTCTTAATATCTTGACTGCAGGCAAGATACGAACAATTGGAGCCTCCACTGATTGCGACAGGGGGGCTCATACTCACCTTGGCTGGTTCGATTTTGGTTTACAACGGTTTGCACAAATAAACACAGTGTTCGCGTACGGATGCGAGTGTAGAGAAACCGTGAAAATGGTCGAATGCATCGAATTCTTCCTAACGAATCAACTCTTCTCCATCGTATGATGATGTAATGCTGCTTTGATCCATTCGTCCTCAGACGCTGATCCGACATCTCGGAAGCCGAATCTGAAGAATTATTGGGGAAGATATGCGTTTCTGTTCTATCGGGCTTTCAATCGGAGTTCTGTTGCTGCTGGCCCCAGCATCGAGCTTCGGCCAAGACAAGCCTGTTATCGTCAAGGAGGGTACGGTCATCGGATCGCCCAGTGCTTCCCCCGCCTCAGCGAGACCGGCACGATCCCCATCTTCGGAAACACCTCCCCAAGGCAAACCGGGCGAGACTCCGAATAAGCCCGATGAAAAAGGGGAAAACAAAGAGGGCGACTCAAGTCCGAAGGTGATTAAGCGAACCGAGTACGAACCGGAACCCGACTATTCCCCCGCAGATGTCATCCTCGACCCGGACGGCAAAGTTCAATTCAGTTTTCACGGAGCCAAATGGCCAGTCGTCTTGAATTGGCTGGCGAAGTTCTCCCAGCTCAACCTCGACTGGCAGGAGTTGCCCGGCGACTTCCTTAACCTGCGGACTCAGCACTCATACACCGCTGAAGAAGCTCGCGATGTGATCAATCGGCACTTGCTGGCTCGCGGATACACGCTCCTGCAACATGGCGAACTGCTCACCGTTGTGCGAATCTCTAATCTCGATCCCGGACTTGTTCCGCGTGTCGCACCTGAAGACTTACTCACTGCCTTCCCGCACGAATTCGTGAAAGTGTCACTGCCATTGGATTGGATTCTGGCCGAAGAGGCTGTCGAACAGCTGAAGCCGATGCTCAGCCAGAACGGGAAGCTTTCCGCCATCCCGACGGTCAATCGACTCGAAGCCATGGACGCGGTCGGTAATCTGCGAGAGATTTACAAGCTGCTGACCGAAGAGCAGCGATCGAACCAAACAGAAAAAGGACTCGTTCGCGAATTTCGAATCGAACACGTTCGGGCTGGGAAAGTCTTTGACTCCCTCTTTGCGATCCTCGGCATTCGAAAGCCCGACTCAGCAAGCGGCGGAGGCAGTATCTCGTTCGGTGCCAGCCAGCAGATCATGCAGCAGCTGCAACAAATGCAGCAGCAAATGCAGAGGAACAACTCTTCGAACAACAGCGGCGGCAAAGGCGGGGCTCCTGAAGAACCTCGACTGGTGCTCAATGAGCGTGAGAACAGCATCCTCGCTCATGCTTCACCGGACAAGATGGAAATCATCTCTCAAACGGTCAAAGCGTTAGACGTTCCTAGCCCAGACTCAAGCCATATCCTGCAGAACCTGGACCGCATGCGGGTCTATCACCTTTCGACACTGCAACCGGCTCCGCTTGTGGAGATCCTGACCGAAGTCGGTGACCTTTCTCCGTCGACGCGAGTTCAAGTGGATTCAGAGAACAACGCCATTATCGTCTTCGGGACGCTGGCTGATCACGTGACGATTCAGTCTCTCGTCGATCGTCTTGATGGCAGCAGTCGCAGCTTCGAAGTGATTCCACTTAGACGGCTCCGAGCAGCCGAAGTCGCTGGCACAATTCAGTACATGTTTGGCGAGGAAGAGGAAGAAGACGACCAGAGCAGCCGTTCGCGATACTACTACGGCTACTATTCCAGCTACGGAAAGAACGACGAAAAGTCGAAAGATCAACGCCCCTTCAAAGTTGATGCTGACGTCGAAAACAATCGCCTGCTCGTCTGGGCGAACGAGATGGAATTCAAGGAAATCGAAAACCTCCTCTCAAAGATGGGGGAGATTTCGCTTGGGAAACCGAATCCTGCGACAGCCCGCTTGATCGATCTGCACTCAGACGAAACAGCACGCAAGATTCTCGAACGTCTTCAAAACGTCTGGGAACAGCGTCACCCAAATTCACTGCAAATCGATTCTCCGCCAGAGACGCCAGCCGAAACGGAACCAGAACAGCCAGAACCAAAGAAGGAAGCTCGACAGGAGAACACTTCACCCATCAGCTTTGCTGTTTCTGAAACCGTTCGCACGAAACCAGAGAGTGAAACCGAGCTTTCCTCTGAAGAAGAAGCCCTTCTTCAAAAGATGCGCCAACTGGAAGTTGGGCCACCTGACATCCGAATTCGGCAACTCCCGGATGGCCGACTCACTCTCGAGTCTGATGACACGCAAGCACTCGACGAGATTGAAATGCTGATCTCGGAACTCGTCCCCCCGGCTCCAGAGTACAAAATCTTTCAAATCAAATACGCCTGGCCGTTCGGAATCGAACTGCTCCTCGACGATTTCTTCGATGGGAATGAAGACGAAGAGACCATTCTCGACTGGTGGGGAAATTCGGTCACTACGAACAAACAGGGACCGGAGCGACTCTCTTCAAAACGCAAGTTGCGAATCATTTCCGACGACGACTCACGCACGCTACTCGTTCAGAATGCAACGAATGAACAACTGGCGCTCATCGAAGACCTTCTCGAAATCTACGACCGCCCGGAAACAAACGATCCACAAGCTGTCCGGTTGACGCAGATTTTTCAACTTGAGTACTCGCAAGCAGCTGTCGTCGCAGAAACGATCAAGTCGGTCTACCGCGATCTCCTCAGTTCGAATGACCCCGCGCTGCAAAACAAGAACCAGGAAGGTAAGTCTCCCCCGCAACAACAGGGAATCACATACATCCGTAGCGGTGGAAATCAGGACAAAGACGACGGCGATCCCCCGGAAGAACCCATCAAGTTCAAAGGGCTACTCTCGGTAGGTGTCGACGAATTGTCCAACACTCTCGTCATCTCCGCAGCGAGCGGGCTCATGAGTGACCTCGCGAAACTTGTGGACGTTCTCGATCAGGCAGCCCGACCCGATTTGAGTGTGCGAGTTGTCCCCGTCAATCCTGCCATGAATGCCAGTGTTCTGCGCGATCAACTCAATCAGTCGTTCGGAATCTCAGCCAAACCTTCAGTCGGTGTCTCCTCAACGTCGGACCGAAACAAATCGCCTGAGAAACCAGAAGGTCGCGACTTCAACAACCAAGGTAAGTTCAATCCCGGCGAGGGAAATGCGGCTCCAGCTGACTGATAAAACAGGAACGCATTCCGCGGATTTTCAGAGAACGTGGACCGCGTATTGATGCATGAGTTCTGGGATCAGAAGCAGTGCGTATGCAAGCACATCCAGTAAGAGCGCACGTTTCGGTCTCCCGTGATTCCAGTCATTCCCAGCGACGAGGAGAATCACTCCCGACGCAAGAACAACGGGAATCATGATCACTCCGGAGAGCGTGTGGAAGCGATAATGCACTGAAGCATCGCCGGGGATGGGAAATCGCTGACAGACTCTCCAGACGATAATCGGAAGGGAACCCAGAAAGATCCCGCCGACTCCCCAACTTAAGCCAACGCCGATCGTGCTCCAGCGAAACTTCCGCTTTGATTTTGTCGTCGACACTTCAATGCGTTGTTCCGTATTTTCTGCTTGAACGACTTCGCGGTCAGACTCCGGATTCATTCTCGCTGCCGATCTCGTGATGTGAACAGCATGTCAGACTGGCTAATTTCATACGCGAGTCACTGCGATCTGTGTCTGAGCAGTGTCTCTGTCATCGCAAAGAGGAAAACCCTCACGGCGTTGCGGTTCGATCCGCTTTTGAAAGCTGTTCGTAGTACGAATCGAGAAGTGATCGATACTTGTCCGGAACTGGATCTCGGTCGATAGGCACGAGTCGTTCGTTCGGATCACGTCTGGCCAACTCTTCTGCGACCAGTGTCTGCAATTCGAGAAGCGGACCGTAGATCTTAGTCCGAACCATTTCCCAGTCTGGCTGTTTGGAATGCCGTTTGACATCGACACGAACCTTGCGGGCTTCGTCTCGAATCTGAGCCACGCGAGATCTTAGCTCGGGAGTGGTGACCATTTCTTCAACGTCTCTCATGCGATCGGACCATTCGACGTACTCATCGCCCGTCAACGGGAGAGAAACGTTTCTTGGGGCTCCGCCATCTTCGTCCCCGCCGGTTTCCTGAAATAGCGATCCCAACTGAGTGGCCAGATCCCCGCCATTGCGACGTCCGCCTCCCTGTTGCTGACCTCCCTGTTGCTGACCTCCCTGTTGTCCCTGCTGTTGTCCCTGCTGCTGTTGTCCCTGCTGCTGTTGACCCTGCTGCTGTTGACCCGGTTGTTGCTGTCCCGGTTGTTGCTGTCCCGGTTGTTGCTGTCCCGGTTGTTGCTGTCCCGGTTGTTGTTGACCCGGTTGTTGTTGACCCGGTTGTTGTTGACCCGGTTGTTGTTGACCCGGTTGTTGTTGACCCGGTTGTTGTTGACCCGGTTGTTGTTGACCCGGTTGTTGTTGACCCGGTTGCTGCTGACCCGGTTGCTGTTGACCCGGTTGCTGCTGACCCGGTTGCTGTTGAGTTGCGTTCGGGTCCTGTTCGAGTTCAGATTCGATCGCCCGTGTGAGATCTTCCAACTCCTCGTTTGCG
Coding sequences within:
- a CDS encoding STAS domain-containing protein, with the protein product MSSLTTFSENVKVFHSHIRVVITPEVVESTWASISSLGDQVVECLKDVKHPSCLVDLTQLDFMGSSLVALIVRIWREVKSRNGRLVVVTSHPIVKETISLAGLDKIWDIQPSIELGSRALDLSDTVVAEVEGREVVIERSGIGRYERLVWVSIVLTLVLILGISIFVMMQNPS
- a CDS encoding DUF1573 domain-containing protein; the encoded protein is MDERNQNLSAQTRPNSFLEGGLFALALLPFVISAIAMQSAGAPRPIAGKIARETLIFSQYAVDLGPVPPLETIPAHFDFRNLGDTDVRILKLEPSCGCLNPRLFDDKMVYGTGESGRFYVSVKTANEAPGPKDYTVRVSYDDGELKERIVRFRMVIPERKVTVTPAEVYFYQTHGNPDSREILVQDHRGRQLNVLRVESKSNNVSAEIGERRIRGQGVEVPIRIDVPGDVAPGKETCWLKIETDDPEYQVIQVPILIWGPQAATKPEIQPVSNNSPSEASAPSNVQPATYDQPDSKSSAP
- a CDS encoding GspE/PulE family protein; amino-acid sequence: MTNESSNSPSGAEEANAMIQEIAPEARQKALQEELKGLISLVGVEPLVDLLLERAFQLGATDIHLDPRPNGMNLRLRLDGVMHEILHLDPEYAPQLVSRIKLIAGMNIAEKRIAQDGHFSNMMMEQNRDVRVGSGPTIYGERIVMRLMSDGSRFTSLDQLGLSDKQISAIEQATARPHGMILSVGPVGCGKSTTTYSCLASLNEATRSLVTIEDPVERRIPGVNQIQVDNRAHFGFVEALRGVLRQDPDVIMVGEIRDQETAHIAVRAGLMGSKVLSTLHASDTGATLDMFREFQITRMFLADAISCIIAQRLIRRVCEKNRETYTPDETTCEMLGIDPAEADQHKLVRGIPADSNFHTGYFGRTGVFEVLAMNPSLRNYVVSGKPGRTVFEAAQEQGMETLEQSARAKVLAGITTPEEMMRVLM
- a CDS encoding secretin N-terminal domain-containing protein, which translates into the protein MRFCSIGLSIGVLLLLAPASSFGQDKPVIVKEGTVIGSPSASPASARPARSPSSETPPQGKPGETPNKPDEKGENKEGDSSPKVIKRTEYEPEPDYSPADVILDPDGKVQFSFHGAKWPVVLNWLAKFSQLNLDWQELPGDFLNLRTQHSYTAEEARDVINRHLLARGYTLLQHGELLTVVRISNLDPGLVPRVAPEDLLTAFPHEFVKVSLPLDWILAEEAVEQLKPMLSQNGKLSAIPTVNRLEAMDAVGNLREIYKLLTEEQRSNQTEKGLVREFRIEHVRAGKVFDSLFAILGIRKPDSASGGGSISFGASQQIMQQLQQMQQQMQRNNSSNNSGGKGGAPEEPRLVLNERENSILAHASPDKMEIISQTVKALDVPSPDSSHILQNLDRMRVYHLSTLQPAPLVEILTEVGDLSPSTRVQVDSENNAIIVFGTLADHVTIQSLVDRLDGSSRSFEVIPLRRLRAAEVAGTIQYMFGEEEEEDDQSSRSRYYYGYYSSYGKNDEKSKDQRPFKVDADVENNRLLVWANEMEFKEIENLLSKMGEISLGKPNPATARLIDLHSDETARKILERLQNVWEQRHPNSLQIDSPPETPAETEPEQPEPKKEARQENTSPISFAVSETVRTKPESETELSSEEEALLQKMRQLEVGPPDIRIRQLPDGRLTLESDDTQALDEIEMLISELVPPAPEYKIFQIKYAWPFGIELLLDDFFDGNEDEETILDWWGNSVTTNKQGPERLSSKRKLRIISDDDSRTLLVQNATNEQLALIEDLLEIYDRPETNDPQAVRLTQIFQLEYSQAAVVAETIKSVYRDLLSSNDPALQNKNQEGKSPPQQQGITYIRSGGNQDKDDGDPPEEPIKFKGLLSVGVDELSNTLVISAASGLMSDLAKLVDVLDQAARPDLSVRVVPVNPAMNASVLRDQLNQSFGISAKPSVGVSSTSDRNKSPEKPEGRDFNNQGKFNPGEGNAAPAD
- a CDS encoding transcriptional regulator, producing the protein MMHNPNRFPESSADALPRELLDLGKKIAALPEEHFREIEGAYSQVVDSVRRRRRILKLVQEALSQLRLDVKYLMFDLEVTRSERDELQAEIDGQGADDFESGWS